DNA from Nocardioides seonyuensis:
AGCCGGGGTGTCCTCGATCTCGATGCCGGCCGCCTTGATGCGGTCGCGGATGGCGTCTGCCCGTGCCCAGTCCTTGGTCTCGCGGGCCGCCTGGCGGTCCTCCAGGAGGCCGGCGACCAGGGCGTCGACGACGGCGGTGAGCTCGTCGCTGCCCGACCCGGCGTCGCCCCACGCGGGGTCGGCGGGGTTGAGCCCGAGGACGTCGAGCATGGCCACGACCTGTCCGAACTGGGCCGCCACGTCCGTCCCGTCGGCGAGGAGCCGGTTGCCCTCGCGGACGACGTCGTGGATCACCGCCACGGCGGCAGCCGTGCCGAGGTCGTCATCCATCGCCTGGACGAAGGCGTCCGGGAGGGAGGCGAACCACTCGGCGACGTGTCCGGCAGCGCGGTCGAGGAACGACTCGATGCGCTGGAAGGCCTTCGCCGCCTCGTCGAGCGCCTCGAAGGAGAACTCCACGTGGGACCGGTAGTGGGCGCTGACCATGTAGTAGCGCAGCTCGATGCCGCGGACGCGCTCCAGCACCGAGGGGACGAGGAGGGAGTTGCCGAGCGACTTGCTCATCTTCTCGCCGGCCGTGGTGATCCACGCGTTGTGGAGCCAGTAGGACGCGAAGGGCCGTCCGGCCGCGCGCGACTGGGCCTGCTCGTTCTCGTGGTGCGGGAAGCGCAGGTCGACGCCTCCGCCGTGGATGTCGAAGGCCGCGCCGAGGTACTTGCCGGCCATGGCGGAGCACTCGATGTGCCAGCCGGGACGACCACGACCCCATGGCGAGGGCCACGACGCGGTGGCCGGCTCGGTCGCCTTGTGCCCCTTCCACAGGGCGAAGTCTCGGGGATCGCGCTTGCCGCGCGGGTCAGCGTCGCCGGCGGGCTCCATGTCCTCGACGCGCTGCCTGGTCAGCTCGCCGTAGGACGACCACGAGCGGACGTCGAAGTAGACGTCGCCGCTGCCGTCCTCGGCGGCGTAGGCGTGGCCGCGCGAGATCAGCTCCTCGATGAGCTCGACGATCTCCGGGACGTGCCCGGTGGCGCCCGGCTCGTAGGTCGGGGGCAGGACGTTGATCGCCGCAAGGGACTTGTCGAGCTCGCGGTGCATGCGTTGGGCCAGGGCGTACCAGTGGACTCCCTGGTCTGCAGCCTTGGTCAGGATCTTGTCGTCGATGTCGGTGACGTTGCGGATGAGGTCGACGTCGTAGCCGCTGGCCTCGAGCCAGCGACGCAGCACGTCGAAGTTGACGGCCGAGCGCACGTGCCCGACGTGCGGCTCCGACTGGACCGTCAGCCCGCAGACGTAGATGCCGGCCTTCCCCTCCTCGAGGGGCACGAAGTCACGGACTTCGCGGGTCGCGGTGTCGTGGAGGCGCAGGGTCACCCGGCAAGTCTAGGGGCGCGGGGACGGCGCACCCGATTCCCCGCTGCACGGCACCGACCCCGATTGTGTGACTACTGTGACGGATGGGACTTTGCGGGTTATCGTCCTTCGGTGGTACGACGACTTCTCCCCGCCCTGGTCCTGGCCCTCACCGCCGCGCCCCTCGTGCAGGTCGCCCCGACGGCGGCGGCCACGCAGGCGACGGACGGACGCCGTGCCGCTTCGCAGGTGCAGCTGGCCTCGTGGTCGACCTACGGCGACTTCAAGGCAGGCAAGCGCCGAGGCGCCAAGGCCTCCCAGGGCGCGCTGTGGATCAAGACGCCTCGACCCGCCCAGGTCGCAGGACGCACGTGGGACTCGGCGCGCTGGACCTCGCCCTGGGCCGAGACCGGCTTCCCCGCCACCTCGGTGATCCCCAGCTGGGAGGCCACCACCCCCGGACGGAGCATGGTCCGGATCGAGGTGCGCGGACGCGCCGCCGACGGCGCGATCGGCAGCTGGGACACGGTCGCCGACTGGTCCACCCGCAACAGCCCGACGATGCGCACCACCCACTCCGGCCAGGCCGACGACCTCGGCCGCGTCAGCGTCGACACCTGGATGGCCACGACCCCGGTCACCGCCTGGCAGGTCCGGGCGACACTCCTGCGCAAGCCGGGCAAGGCCCACGCAGTCAGCATCCAGCGGATCGGTGGCGTGGCCAGCACGACCGGTCCCGCGGGCGCCACCTCGCTCCCGGGCCCGGGGGTCGGCACGGTCCTGGACGTGCCGTCGTACTCCCAGATGGCGCACGAGGGGCACTACCCGCAGTGGGGCGGCGGCGGTGAGGCGTGGTGCTCGGCGGCGTCGACCGCGATGGTCCTGGGCTACTACGGCCTGCTGCCCGAGCCCCGCGGGATCACCGCCGGGCACGTCGACGCCGTCGTCGACCACACCGCGAAGAAGGTCTTCGACCACGGCTACGACGGCACCGGCAACTGGGCCTTCAACACCGCCTACGCGGCCACGCTCGTCGCCGGCGACTCCTACGTCACCCGGCTGCGCGACCTGCGCGAGGCCGAGGACCACATCGCAGCCGGCGTCCCGCTGGTCGTGTCGGTCGCGTTCG
Protein-coding regions in this window:
- the cysS gene encoding cysteine--tRNA ligase, with the translated sequence MTLRLHDTATREVRDFVPLEEGKAGIYVCGLTVQSEPHVGHVRSAVNFDVLRRWLEASGYDVDLIRNVTDIDDKILTKAADQGVHWYALAQRMHRELDKSLAAINVLPPTYEPGATGHVPEIVELIEELISRGHAYAAEDGSGDVYFDVRSWSSYGELTRQRVEDMEPAGDADPRGKRDPRDFALWKGHKATEPATASWPSPWGRGRPGWHIECSAMAGKYLGAAFDIHGGGVDLRFPHHENEQAQSRAAGRPFASYWLHNAWITTAGEKMSKSLGNSLLVPSVLERVRGIELRYYMVSAHYRSHVEFSFEALDEAAKAFQRIESFLDRAAGHVAEWFASLPDAFVQAMDDDLGTAAAVAVIHDVVREGNRLLADGTDVAAQFGQVVAMLDVLGLNPADPAWGDAGSGSDELTAVVDALVAGLLEDRQAARETKDWARADAIRDRIKAAGIEIEDTPAGPRWSIEQGSV
- a CDS encoding C39 family peptidase, encoding MVRRLLPALVLALTAAPLVQVAPTAAATQATDGRRAASQVQLASWSTYGDFKAGKRRGAKASQGALWIKTPRPAQVAGRTWDSARWTSPWAETGFPATSVIPSWEATTPGRSMVRIEVRGRAADGAIGSWDTVADWSTRNSPTMRTTHSGQADDLGRVSVDTWMATTPVTAWQVRATLLRKPGKAHAVSIQRIGGVASTTGPAGATSLPGPGVGTVLDVPSYSQMAHEGHYPQWGGGGEAWCSAASTAMVLGYYGLLPEPRGITAGHVDAVVDHTAKKVFDHGYDGTGNWAFNTAYAATLVAGDSYVTRLRDLREAEDHIAAGVPLVVSVAFGRNQLSGAPISASNGHLLVVVGFEADGDVVVNDPAGATNGEVRRVYDRAQFERLWLTASGGTAYVIRNS